The following are encoded in a window of Rhizobium sp. WYJ-E13 genomic DNA:
- the ruvC gene encoding crossover junction endodeoxyribonuclease RuvC: MQNTIRIIGIDPGLRRTGWGIIDTLGNSLRFVASGTVTSDGDMDLASRLCQLHDGLADVVHSYQPDEAAVEQTFVNKDAVATLKLGQARGIAMLVPARAGLPVSEYAPNAVKKTVIGVGHGDKQQIHMMLKILMPKAEFKGNDAADALAIAICHAHHRGGNKMRQALAG, encoded by the coding sequence ATGCAAAACACGATTCGCATCATCGGTATCGATCCCGGCCTTCGCCGCACCGGATGGGGCATCATCGATACGCTCGGCAATTCTCTGCGCTTCGTTGCCTCGGGAACAGTCACTTCGGATGGCGACATGGACCTCGCTTCCCGCCTTTGCCAGCTGCATGACGGCCTTGCCGATGTGGTCCATTCCTACCAGCCGGATGAGGCCGCCGTCGAACAGACCTTCGTCAACAAGGATGCGGTGGCCACCCTGAAGCTCGGCCAGGCTCGCGGCATCGCCATGCTGGTGCCGGCCCGCGCCGGCCTCCCGGTGTCTGAATATGCGCCGAACGCCGTGAAGAAAACTGTCATCGGCGTCGGCCACGGCGATAAGCAGCAAATTCATATGATGCTGAAAATTCTGATGCCAAAGGCGGAGTTCAAGGGCAACGACGCCGCCGACGCCCTGGCGATCGCCATCTGCCACGCCCATCACCGCGGCGGAAACAAGATGCGACAGGCACTCGCCGGCTGA
- a CDS encoding AbrB/MazE/SpoVT family DNA-binding domain-containing protein: MRVTEKGQVTIPKEIRDRLGIVPGSEVEFIAKDDAALLVKVNENSLQIRNFEEWAASVEGLLDLDGMTTDEYMEWLRGPREDLDRH, translated from the coding sequence ATGCGCGTGACCGAAAAAGGCCAGGTGACCATCCCTAAGGAAATCCGCGACAGACTTGGAATCGTCCCGGGATCTGAGGTGGAGTTTATCGCGAAAGACGATGCAGCCCTTTTGGTGAAGGTCAACGAAAACAGCTTACAGATTCGCAACTTCGAGGAATGGGCTGCCAGCGTAGAGGGACTGCTGGACCTCGATGGCATGACGACGGATGAATATATGGAATGGCTAAGAGGTCCGCGTGAAGATCTCGACCGTCATTGA
- a CDS encoding type II toxin-antitoxin system VapC family toxin, whose product MKISTVIDTNILIDILGPQSSFRHWSLDALKRCASEGNLVLTPVVWAELGAAPLTEEKLLLAFAWLNLERENLPFEAAFRAGQAHRHYRTAGGQRERTLPDFLVAAHAEWHRHRLLTRDASRYRSYFPSLDIISPETHP is encoded by the coding sequence GTGAAGATCTCGACCGTCATTGACACGAATATTCTCATCGACATTTTGGGACCGCAAAGCTCATTTCGCCATTGGTCGCTTGACGCGCTGAAACGTTGCGCCTCTGAGGGAAATCTGGTGCTGACCCCGGTCGTCTGGGCTGAGCTCGGCGCCGCACCGCTGACAGAGGAGAAGCTTCTGCTTGCCTTTGCCTGGCTTAATCTTGAACGAGAGAACTTGCCTTTCGAGGCAGCCTTCCGTGCAGGGCAAGCTCATCGTCACTATCGGACTGCGGGTGGCCAGCGGGAACGGACGCTTCCCGATTTTTTGGTTGCTGCCCACGCGGAATGGCATCGGCACCGCCTGCTGACCCGTGATGCGTCCCGCTACCGCTCCTATTTCCCTTCGCTCGATATTATTTCACCTGAAACTCATCCCTGA
- the ruvA gene encoding Holliday junction branch migration protein RuvA has protein sequence MIGKLKGTIDEIGDDYVLVDVHGVCYVAYCSSRTLSKLGSVGEACVLFIETYVREDQLKLFGFQTQLEREWFNLLQSVQGVGAKVALAVLSTLTPPELANAIALQDKTAVSRAQGVGPKVAIRIVTELKNKAPAFAGEAINIGLKQEIGEGVAPAPVADAVSALTNLGYSRDQAANAVAAAMKTAGEDADSAKLIRLGLRELSR, from the coding sequence ATGATCGGCAAGCTGAAAGGCACCATAGACGAGATCGGTGACGATTATGTGCTCGTGGATGTGCATGGCGTCTGCTACGTCGCCTATTGTTCGTCGCGCACGCTCTCGAAGCTCGGTTCCGTGGGAGAAGCCTGTGTGCTCTTCATCGAAACTTATGTGCGTGAGGACCAGCTCAAGCTCTTCGGTTTCCAGACGCAGCTCGAACGCGAATGGTTCAACCTGCTGCAGAGCGTGCAGGGCGTCGGCGCGAAAGTGGCGCTTGCCGTCCTTTCGACCCTGACCCCTCCCGAACTTGCCAATGCAATCGCCCTCCAGGACAAGACCGCCGTCTCACGCGCCCAGGGGGTCGGCCCCAAGGTCGCGATCCGCATCGTCACCGAACTTAAGAACAAGGCGCCTGCCTTTGCCGGCGAGGCGATCAATATCGGCCTCAAACAGGAGATTGGCGAAGGTGTAGCTCCAGCTCCCGTGGCTGACGCCGTCTCGGCCTTGACCAATCTCGGCTATTCGCGAGACCAGGCTGCCAACGCGGTTGCCGCTGCCATGAAGACGGCCGGCGAGGACGCAGACAGCGCCAAGCTGATCCGTCTCGGCCTGCGGGAACTTTCGCGTTGA
- the ruvB gene encoding Holliday junction branch migration DNA helicase RuvB, with protein sequence MMTDARLITPEKRGEDLDTTLRPQSLDEFTGQAEARANLKIFIEAAKNRGEALDHVLFVGPPGLGKTTLAQIMAKELGVNFRSTSGPVIAKAGDLAALLTNLEERDVLFIDEIHRLNPAVEEILYPAMEDFQLDLIIGEGPAARSVKIDLSKFTLVAATTRLGLLTTPLRDRFGIPVRLSFYTVEELELIVRRGARLMGLGMTDDGAREIARRARGTPRIAGRLLRRVRDFAEVAKAEAVTREIADEALTRLLVDNVGLDQLDKRYLNMIAVNFGGGPVGIETIAAGLSEPRDAIEDIIEPYMIQQGFIQRTPRGRVLTAIAWKHLGMQPPKDMEAAQFGLFREDD encoded by the coding sequence CTGATGACGGATGCCCGCCTGATAACGCCTGAAAAGCGTGGCGAAGACCTGGATACCACCCTGCGCCCACAGTCTCTGGACGAATTCACCGGCCAGGCGGAGGCGCGCGCCAACCTCAAGATCTTCATCGAAGCCGCCAAGAACCGCGGTGAAGCGCTGGACCATGTTCTCTTCGTCGGTCCGCCGGGCCTCGGCAAGACGACGCTGGCGCAGATCATGGCGAAGGAACTCGGCGTCAATTTCCGTTCCACCTCAGGCCCCGTCATTGCGAAGGCCGGAGATCTGGCCGCGTTGCTGACCAATCTCGAAGAGCGTGACGTTCTCTTCATCGACGAAATCCACCGCCTCAACCCGGCGGTCGAGGAAATCCTCTATCCGGCGATGGAAGACTTCCAACTCGACCTCATCATCGGCGAAGGCCCGGCCGCCCGCTCGGTAAAGATCGACCTGTCGAAATTCACGCTCGTTGCCGCCACCACCCGCCTCGGCCTGCTGACCACGCCGCTGCGCGACCGTTTCGGCATTCCGGTGCGCCTCTCCTTCTATACGGTGGAGGAACTGGAGCTGATCGTTCGCCGCGGCGCCCGCCTGATGGGCCTTGGCATGACCGATGACGGCGCCCGCGAGATTGCGCGGCGCGCCCGCGGCACGCCGCGTATCGCCGGCCGCCTGCTGCGCCGCGTGCGCGACTTCGCCGAAGTCGCAAAGGCCGAAGCCGTCACCCGCGAGATCGCCGATGAGGCGCTGACCCGCCTGCTGGTCGACAATGTCGGCCTCGACCAGCTCGACAAGCGCTACCTCAACATGATCGCAGTCAATTTCGGCGGCGGCCCGGTCGGCATCGAAACCATTGCCGCCGGCCTCTCCGAGCCACGCGACGCGATCGAGGACATTATCGAGCCTTACATGATCCAGCAGGGCTTCATCCAGCGTACCCCGCGTGGCCGCGTTCTGACCGCAATCGCATGGAAACATCTTGGCATGCAGCCGCCGAAGGATATGGAGGCTGCGCAGTTCGGGCTGTTCCGGGAGGACGATTGA
- a CDS encoding metallophosphoesterase — translation MISRRGFLKLMGGSFAGLMALGGYAFAYEPLARLAISRYRLTPPGWTPGLKLRLVTLADFHACEPWMSKDRIASICARANELEGDITLLLGDYAAGMNMVTRYVHSSEWSKALATLKAPLGVHAIMGNHDWWEDRTAQMNGGGDTFGHRALTEAGISVYSNRAIRLEKDGHGFWLAGLEDQLALLPGRKWGRSRMQGLDDLDGTLAQVSDDAPVVLLAHEPDIFPRVPERVSLTLSGHTHGGQIRLLGYSPIVPSRYGDRYAYGHIVENGRNVIVSGGLGCSIAPVRFGIPPEIVVIDLG, via the coding sequence TTGATCAGCCGGCGCGGCTTTCTTAAACTCATGGGCGGCAGCTTTGCAGGCCTCATGGCACTCGGCGGATATGCCTTCGCCTATGAACCGCTGGCCCGGCTGGCAATTTCCCGCTACAGGCTGACCCCGCCGGGATGGACTCCCGGCCTGAAGCTGCGCCTTGTCACACTGGCCGATTTCCATGCCTGCGAACCCTGGATGTCCAAAGACCGCATCGCTTCGATCTGTGCCCGCGCCAACGAGCTGGAAGGTGATATCACACTCCTGCTCGGCGACTACGCGGCCGGCATGAACATGGTGACGCGCTATGTCCATTCCAGTGAATGGTCGAAGGCGCTGGCAACGCTCAAGGCCCCGCTCGGCGTTCATGCGATCATGGGCAACCATGATTGGTGGGAAGACAGAACCGCACAGATGAATGGTGGAGGCGACACCTTCGGACACAGAGCTTTGACTGAAGCGGGTATCTCCGTCTACAGCAATCGCGCCATCCGGCTGGAAAAGGACGGACATGGCTTTTGGCTGGCAGGTCTGGAGGACCAGCTGGCGCTCCTGCCGGGGAGGAAATGGGGCCGCAGCCGAATGCAGGGTCTCGATGATCTCGACGGAACGCTCGCGCAGGTTTCCGACGACGCGCCCGTTGTCTTGCTTGCCCACGAGCCCGATATTTTTCCGCGCGTGCCCGAACGTGTGTCGCTCACTCTTTCCGGCCATACGCATGGCGGACAGATCCGTCTTCTCGGTTATTCGCCGATCGTGCCTTCGCGTTATGGCGATCGCTATGCCTATGGCCATATTGTAGAAAACGGTCGGAACGTCATCGTTTCCGGCGGGCTCGGCTGCTCCATCGCGCCCGTGCGCTTCGGCATTCCGCCGGAGATAGTGGTTATCGACCTCGGATAA
- a CDS encoding NUDIX hydrolase encodes MPKRTVVRLNAGSQRFNYRIAGLGFRDGHVLVHRAVHEPFWTFPGGRAEIGETSEETLKREMMEELGVEVTVSRLLWTVENFFRYEGRDWHELGFYYLMEIPQDFPFRTQEIIHRVEDGNNHLEFKWVPATFQALTALDIPPYFLAGEIENLPTSPRHLVWRDGDLDDKD; translated from the coding sequence ATGCCCAAGAGAACTGTCGTTCGCCTCAATGCAGGCAGCCAGCGCTTCAACTACCGCATTGCCGGACTCGGCTTTCGCGACGGGCATGTGCTTGTCCATCGCGCCGTTCACGAACCTTTCTGGACGTTTCCCGGCGGCCGTGCCGAGATCGGCGAAACCTCCGAGGAAACGCTGAAGCGGGAGATGATGGAAGAGCTGGGCGTCGAGGTCACAGTCAGCCGTCTGCTCTGGACCGTCGAGAATTTCTTCCGTTACGAGGGGCGCGACTGGCACGAACTCGGCTTCTACTATCTCATGGAAATACCCCAGGATTTCCCCTTCCGCACGCAAGAGATCATTCACCGGGTGGAGGATGGCAACAACCATCTGGAATTCAAATGGGTGCCCGCGACATTTCAGGCTCTGACGGCACTCGATATTCCGCCCTATTTCCTTGCCGGTGAGATCGAAAACCTGCCCACCTCACCTCGCCACCTGGTATGGCGCGACGGCGATCTCGACGACAAGGATTAA
- a CDS encoding DinB family protein yields the protein MPSFDPCRMFRKLAYNNALANNRLLAACATLKPGEFEATRTSFFPSIKSTLNHILTVDWFYVDGLEGGTLGLRAFDVEEPFDDLPSLSVEQAKVDQRLVAICEVLTPEKLVSIMKLQRNGRVQRERMEDVLSHLFQHQTHHRGQVHAMLSGSSVAPPQLDEFIVDDDARFRGGEIAALGWSEAMLMR from the coding sequence ATGCCGAGTTTCGATCCCTGCCGCATGTTCCGGAAGCTCGCCTATAACAACGCCTTGGCGAACAACCGGCTTCTTGCCGCCTGCGCGACCCTCAAACCGGGTGAATTCGAAGCCACGCGCACAAGCTTTTTTCCGTCGATCAAATCGACGTTGAACCACATCCTCACGGTCGACTGGTTCTATGTCGATGGCCTCGAAGGCGGCACCCTCGGCCTTCGCGCCTTCGACGTCGAAGAGCCCTTCGATGACCTGCCATCGCTCTCCGTGGAGCAAGCGAAGGTCGATCAGCGCCTTGTTGCCATCTGCGAAGTGCTGACGCCAGAGAAGCTTGTCTCCATCATGAAGCTTCAGCGAAACGGCCGCGTCCAGCGGGAGCGCATGGAGGATGTGTTGAGCCACCTCTTCCAGCATCAGACTCACCATCGCGGGCAGGTGCATGCCATGCTCTCGGGCAGCAGCGTCGCTCCGCCGCAACTCGACGAATTCATCGTCGATGACGATGCGAGGTTCCGGGGCGGCGAGATCGCCGCTCTCGGCTGGAGCGAGGCGATGCTGATGCGCTAA
- a CDS encoding virulence factor family protein, translating into MMKNILFAAACVSILAAAPAYAADETTQSFETGLIPSPHIFLPQGEVKGAVFLISDAAGWGDYEKTEADRLVSQGSVVIGVDFPSYMEALNRYDVSLNDGCIYTVSDIESLSQQVQRAAGNSPYHLPIIAGIGEGGALALAIAAQTPDATIGQTFAVDPRAGIPLAKVLCTPAARQVVGDRSVYGLTDGTLPDPVIATFTPKADKDGRTHVENLKKVHDAIEIRESSDDAQTVFADTLDDLVTASGAFDNPLGLPLAVLDTMPNLDTMAVIYSGDGGWRDIDKEVGGMLQKEGIPVVGIDSLRYFWTERKPQETADDLSRIIEFYRKQWKVKHVLLIGYSFGADILPATYQLLKPADKTAVAQISLLSMSHQVDYVISVMGWLGQKTEGAGGDPVKDLKGADPKLVQCIYGKDDDDDVACPAVKDLGGEVIELPGDHHFDENYDLLTKTIIDGLKARLKG; encoded by the coding sequence ATGATGAAAAACATATTGTTTGCTGCTGCATGCGTCAGCATTCTCGCGGCCGCGCCGGCCTATGCTGCCGATGAAACCACCCAGAGTTTCGAAACGGGCCTGATCCCTTCGCCGCACATCTTCCTGCCGCAGGGCGAAGTGAAGGGTGCCGTCTTCCTGATTTCCGATGCGGCCGGCTGGGGTGACTACGAAAAGACCGAGGCTGACCGCCTGGTTTCGCAGGGCTCCGTCGTCATCGGCGTCGACTTTCCGTCCTATATGGAAGCGCTCAATCGCTACGACGTCAGCCTCAACGACGGCTGCATCTATACGGTTTCCGATATTGAATCGCTGAGCCAGCAGGTGCAGCGCGCCGCCGGCAACAGCCCCTATCACCTGCCTATCATTGCCGGCATCGGCGAGGGCGGCGCTCTGGCTTTGGCCATTGCCGCGCAGACGCCTGATGCGACGATAGGCCAGACATTCGCCGTCGATCCGCGTGCAGGTATTCCGCTTGCCAAGGTGCTTTGCACGCCCGCAGCAAGACAGGTGGTCGGCGATCGCAGCGTCTATGGGCTTACCGACGGCACTCTTCCGGACCCTGTTATCGCTACTTTCACGCCCAAGGCGGACAAGGATGGCCGCACTCATGTCGAGAATCTGAAGAAGGTCCACGATGCGATTGAAATCCGCGAATCGTCCGATGATGCGCAGACCGTATTTGCCGACACACTTGACGACCTGGTGACGGCTTCGGGCGCCTTCGACAATCCGCTCGGCCTGCCGCTTGCCGTTCTCGACACCATGCCGAACCTCGATACGATGGCGGTGATCTATTCCGGCGACGGTGGCTGGCGCGACATCGATAAGGAAGTGGGCGGCATGCTGCAGAAGGAAGGCATTCCGGTCGTCGGCATCGACTCGTTGCGCTATTTCTGGACGGAGCGGAAGCCGCAGGAAACGGCCGACGATCTTTCGCGCATCATCGAGTTTTACCGCAAGCAGTGGAAGGTGAAACATGTCCTGCTGATCGGCTACTCTTTCGGCGCGGATATCCTGCCAGCCACCTATCAGCTACTGAAACCGGCCGACAAGACGGCGGTGGCGCAGATTTCGCTTCTGTCGATGTCGCATCAGGTCGATTACGTCATCTCCGTCATGGGCTGGCTCGGCCAGAAGACTGAAGGTGCCGGCGGCGATCCCGTCAAGGATCTCAAGGGTGCCGATCCGAAGCTCGTCCAGTGCATATACGGTAAGGACGATGATGACGATGTGGCCTGCCCCGCCGTCAAGGATCTCGGCGGCGAGGTCATCGAACTGCCGGGCGATCATCACTTCGACGAGAATTATGATCTTTTGACCAAGACGATCATCGATGGCCTGAAGGCGCGCCTCAAGGGTTAG
- the mprF gene encoding bifunctional lysylphosphatidylglycerol flippase/synthetase MprF: MSGHGKLEENSETEEGFSFGAVFRRYRTPLTALATLVIFCLVGYAIMQLTDEVRYDDVVEALAETRLSSILLALFFTALSFLALVFYDLNAIDYIGKRLPFPHVALTAFSAYAVGNTAGFGALSGGAIRYRAYTRLGLSPEDIGRVIAFVTLSFGLGLAAVAAIALLIIADEIAPLISVSSLWLRIIAAVILAILGSLMVLGREGRVIEIGSIALRLPDSRTWSRQFLVTAFDIAASATVLYVLLPQTAIGWPVFLAVYAIAVGLGVLSHVPAGLGVFETVIIASLGSAVNIDAVLGSLVLYRLIYHVLPLLIAILAVSATELRRFVDHPAASSVRRIGGRLMPQLLSALTLLLGVMLIFSSVTPTPDQNLEFLSNYLPLPMVEGAHFLSSLLGLALVVAARGLGQRLDGAWWVAVFSAVAALTLSLLKAIALVEAAFLAFLVFGLFVSRRLFTRHASLLNQAMTASWLMAIAVIIVGAVVILLFVYRDVEYSNQLWWQFEFAAEAPRGLRAVLGITIISSAIAIFSLLRPATFKPEPPNEEAVRRAVEIVEKQDSADANLVRMGDKSIMFSEKGDAFIMYGRQGRSWIALFDPIGEHHAVQELVWRFVEAARAAGCRAVFYQISPALLSHCADAGLRAFKLGELAVADLRTFEMKGGKWANLRQTASRAQRDGLEFAVVEPADIPEIIGELSAVSNAWLEHHNAKEKGFSLGAFDPDYVTSQPVGVLKKDGRIVAFANILVTAAKEEGTIDLMRFSPDAPKGAMDFLFVQIMEYLRAQGFKHFNLGMAPLSGMSKREVAPVWDRIGGTVFEHGERFYNFKGLRAFKSKFHPHWQPRYLAVSGGGNPMIALMDATFLIGGGLKGVVRK; encoded by the coding sequence ATGTCGGGTCACGGCAAGTTGGAAGAGAATTCAGAGACTGAAGAGGGCTTTTCCTTTGGCGCAGTTTTCCGGCGCTATCGCACTCCGCTGACGGCTCTTGCCACGCTCGTCATTTTTTGCCTTGTCGGCTACGCGATCATGCAGCTGACAGATGAAGTGCGCTATGACGACGTCGTCGAGGCCCTGGCGGAAACCCGGCTGAGTTCGATCCTGCTCGCCCTGTTCTTTACCGCGCTGAGCTTTCTGGCACTCGTCTTCTACGATCTCAACGCCATCGATTATATCGGCAAGCGGCTGCCTTTTCCGCATGTCGCGCTCACGGCCTTCAGCGCCTATGCGGTCGGCAACACTGCCGGTTTCGGCGCGCTGTCGGGTGGGGCGATCCGTTACCGCGCCTATACCCGGCTCGGACTTTCGCCTGAAGATATTGGCCGCGTCATCGCCTTCGTGACGCTGTCCTTCGGCCTTGGCCTTGCTGCTGTGGCGGCGATCGCGCTTCTCATCATCGCCGATGAGATCGCGCCGCTGATCAGTGTCAGCAGCCTGTGGCTTCGTATCATCGCGGCTGTCATCCTGGCGATTCTCGGTTCTCTCATGGTGCTCGGCCGCGAGGGCCGGGTGATCGAAATCGGGTCGATCGCACTTCGCCTGCCGGATTCGCGCACCTGGTCGCGTCAGTTCCTGGTGACTGCCTTCGATATCGCAGCCTCCGCCACGGTGCTTTACGTGCTCCTGCCGCAGACGGCGATCGGCTGGCCGGTGTTCCTGGCGGTTTATGCGATTGCCGTCGGGCTTGGCGTGCTGAGCCATGTGCCGGCGGGCCTCGGCGTTTTTGAGACAGTCATCATCGCTTCGCTCGGCAGCGCGGTGAATATCGATGCCGTTCTCGGCTCGCTGGTTCTCTATCGCCTAATCTATCACGTCTTGCCGCTGCTGATTGCCATCCTCGCGGTTTCGGCGACCGAGCTACGCCGCTTCGTGGATCATCCGGCCGCGTCCAGCGTGCGGCGCATCGGCGGGCGGCTGATGCCGCAGCTTCTTTCGGCGCTGACGCTGCTCCTGGGGGTCATGCTGATCTTTTCGAGCGTGACGCCGACGCCCGATCAGAACCTCGAATTCCTCTCCAACTATCTGCCGCTGCCGATGGTGGAAGGCGCGCATTTCCTCTCCAGTCTGCTCGGACTTGCGCTGGTCGTTGCCGCTCGCGGACTGGGCCAGCGGCTTGATGGTGCCTGGTGGGTGGCGGTGTTTTCCGCCGTCGCTGCCCTGACGCTCTCGCTGCTGAAGGCGATCGCCCTTGTCGAGGCAGCCTTCCTTGCCTTTCTGGTCTTCGGCCTGTTCGTCAGCCGCCGGCTCTTTACCCGTCATGCTTCGCTTCTCAACCAGGCGATGACGGCATCCTGGCTGATGGCGATTGCCGTGATCATCGTCGGTGCGGTTGTCATCCTGCTCTTCGTCTATCGCGACGTGGAATACAGCAACCAACTCTGGTGGCAGTTTGAATTCGCGGCGGAAGCGCCGCGCGGCCTGCGTGCTGTACTCGGCATCACCATCATTTCCTCGGCGATCGCCATTTTCAGCCTGCTGAGGCCGGCGACCTTCAAGCCGGAGCCGCCGAATGAGGAGGCGGTCCGCCGTGCGGTAGAGATCGTCGAGAAACAGGACAGTGCGGACGCCAATCTCGTGCGCATGGGGGATAAGTCCATCATGTTCTCGGAAAAGGGCGACGCCTTCATCATGTATGGCCGGCAGGGCCGGTCGTGGATCGCGCTGTTCGATCCGATCGGCGAGCATCATGCCGTGCAGGAGCTGGTCTGGCGTTTCGTGGAAGCGGCGCGCGCCGCAGGCTGCCGCGCAGTCTTCTACCAGATTTCGCCGGCGCTGCTTTCGCACTGCGCCGATGCTGGCCTGCGCGCTTTCAAGCTCGGCGAACTGGCGGTGGCCGATCTGCGCACCTTCGAGATGAAGGGCGGCAAATGGGCGAACCTGCGTCAGACCGCAAGCCGCGCGCAGCGCGACGGTTTGGAATTCGCCGTTGTCGAACCCGCCGATATCCCTGAAATCATCGGCGAGCTCTCCGCCGTTTCCAACGCCTGGCTCGAGCATCACAACGCCAAGGAGAAGGGCTTCTCACTCGGCGCCTTCGATCCGGACTATGTGACGTCGCAGCCGGTCGGCGTTCTCAAGAAAGACGGCCGGATCGTCGCCTTTGCCAATATCCTCGTCACCGCGGCGAAAGAGGAGGGGACGATCGACCTCATGCGTTTCTCGCCCGACGCGCCGAAGGGGGCGATGGACTTCCTGTTCGTGCAGATCATGGAATATCTGCGCGCCCAGGGCTTTAAGCATTTCAACCTCGGCATGGCGCCCCTCTCCGGCATGTCGAAACGCGAGGTGGCGCCCGTCTGGGATCGTATCGGCGGGACCGTCTTCGAACACGGCGAGCGCTTCTACAACTTCAAGGGGCTTCGTGCCTTCAAATCCAAGTTTCATCCGCACTGGCAACCGCGCTATCTTGCGGTTTCCGGAGGAGGCAATCCGATGATCGCATTGATGGATGCGACATTTCTGATTGGGGGCGGATTGAAAGGGGTAGTGAGAAAATGA